A stretch of DNA from Brevibacterium sp. CBA3109:
TCTGCAGTTTGGCAATGAGTTCGTCGACTGCTTCGGGCAGAAAGTCGCGCTTGAGCAGTTTGTCCCGCAGTTCGCCGCTGGCATGATCGCGCATGGCCAGCATGTTCATGGCCGTCTTCTTCGCCTTCGCATAGGAAGCATCGAAGTCTTCCGGCCCATCACCTTCGTCGTCGAACGACAGCGCGTCAGCGAACGAGGGAACATCCGTCGATGATGCGAGATCCGGGGCCACCGAAGATTCCGGAACCAAGGTGGCTTCGCCGAAGTACTCGGACTGCCCCTCGGCATGACGTTGGTCGATCTCGGTGATGGCCTCGCGCAGTTTGGCCAGCTTCGTGGTCGGCGCAGATGATCTCGCCGAGTCGCCCCCGCGGGGCCTCGGCTCGGCGAGATCGCTGTCGCGATCGATCGGGTCAGGAGACTTCGACGTCATCCGATTTCGCGCTCTCTGCTGCAGTGCCTTCAGCCTGGTCGGCCCCCGCCTCGGCCTCAGGTTCGGGCCCGTCGACCTTGATCAGCCCCATCTTGTGTTTGATCTTGAGTTCGATCTCCTCAGCAAGTCCCGGATTGTCGCGCAGGAAGTTGCGAACATTCTCTTTGCCCTGACCGAGCTGATCACCGTCGTAGGTGAACCAGGACCCGGATTTGCGGACGATTCCGTTCTCCACACCCATATCGATGAGGCTGCCTTCACGGGAGATCCCTTGACCGTAGATGATGTCGAATTCGGCCTGTTTGAATGGTGGAGCGATTTTGTTCTTGACGATCTTGGCGCGGGTTCTGTTGCCCACCGCGTCCTGGCCCTCTTTCAGAGTCTCGATGCGTCGCACATCGATGCGCACGGAGGCGTAGAACTTCAGAGCCTTACCACCGGAGGTGGTCTCTGGTGAGCCGAAGAAGACACCGACCTTCTCACGCAGCTGGTTGATGAAGATTGCGGTGGTCTTCGACTGGGACAGTGCACCCGCGATCTTGCGCAGTGCCTGCGACATCAGTCGTGCCTGGAGACCGACGTGGCTGTCACCCATCTCGCCTTCGATCTCGGCCTTCGGCACGAGTGCCGCAACGGAGTCGATGACGATGACGTCGAGTGCTCCGGAGCGGATGAGCATGTCGGCGATCTCAAGCGCCTGCTCACCGGTGTCCGGCTGAGACACGAGCAGCTGGTCGGTGTCGACGCCGAGCTTCTTCGCGTATTCCGGGTCAAGGGCGTGCTCAGCATCGATGAATGCCGCGATTCCGCCCGTCTTCTGTGCATTGGCGACAGCGTGCAGTGCCACTGTGGTCTTACCCGAGGATTCCGGGCCGTAGATCTCGACGACACGACCGCGCGGGAGGCCGCCGATGCCCAAAGCGATGTCGAGTGCGATGGAACCGGTGGGAATGCAGGCGATCGGTTCACGGACCCCTTCACCCAGACGCATGATCGCGCCCTTGCCGTAGTTGCGGTCGATCTGGCCCAGCGCGGCGTCAAGCGCCTTCGACTTATCTCCGCCGGTTGGGATCTGCAGGTTCTTCGGTGTACGAGCCATGGTCTCTCCTAAAAATTTCGTTTCCCGTTGAGACCAAGGCTAGAAGGTGGCACTGACATAACAACAGAGGAACGAATTCCCCCGTGGATAATCAGCCACTCATGGTCACAGGTCCCGTGATTCGTTACCAGCATAACCGACATGGGAACAAGTGTTCTATATGTCGGAGCGTGTCGCACTATTTTGTATCCGAGGCCTCTCCCCCGCATGGAAGACGATCCCTGTGCGTTCGAGTGATTGCCTCGTGCAAGCGATCCGCCATCAGCAATGGCTCCAGTGCCGCAGCTGCGATCTCGCAACGACAGGGGCCAGGCAGTGAGTCAGCACGAGGCAGGATGTCTGAGACGACAGACAATCCGGGAAGGACTGCCCTAGAAGGGACGTGAGCGCGGTTTTTCTTTACCCAACCGGTGTGATTCGGGCACGCCCGAGGCATCACAGACTGCAATCCAGATGTCGCGGGGTTCGATGCCTGCGCGGAAGGCCTCTTCGGCGGTTCGGGAGCCCAGGCTGCTGAGCGCAAGGTCGGTGTGCAGCGATGCAGCACGAGCCTCCCCGAATTCCTCATTCATCAGGACCCAGTAGAGGGTGTGACGCATTACGGTTTGGCTGCCAGTCGTGGCACCGGGTATCCGCCGGGGCGACCGAGGATCGTATCGGAGAGTTCCTGTGGAATGGTGTCGGGGATTTCGACGCCCTCTTCGAGTGCGAAACGACCGGAGACCGATGACAGCAGAGCCGACAACGGCAGGTCGAGAGCTTCACAGATCGCGGAGAGGAGCTCCGAGGAGGCTTCCTTCTGTCCGCGTTCGATCTCGCTGAGGTACCCCAGCGATACGCTGGCTCCTGTGGAGACATCGCGCAGGGTCCGCCCCTGGCGCCGACGAACGGAACGCAGTGCGTCACCGATTTCAACTCTCAGTAACATTGTGCGTCCCTCCCCTTGTCTCCGCGAGCAGTCTTGATGATGTACTCGACTTTACAGCCCGGTCGCTGCCAAGCGCCAACCTGGGTGCGTGACCTGATAGTTTTGCCAGTCCATTCGAAGGTACTGGTGCATATTCGTCCAAGTGCCATTACCTGTTCAACTGCGCCGAGGCTGAACTTATTCCACGACTGAGCGATCATGATCAGTCGTGGGCGTCCGCCACCGGCCCGAACGCCAATTGCGTGACGAAGTCATCGAGATCTGCCACCATGGCCGCAACTGTCAGGCTGCGAACCGTGTCTCGGCCCCCGGCGAAATGATGCTCGCTGACCTGTGCCTTTCCGGCGAAGGCGATGGCAGTGTAGACGAGCCCGACCGGCTTGCCATCCTGCGGTTCGGGCCCGGCTACACCAGTGCAGGCGACACCGATGTCGGCGACACACTCTCTGGCCGCGCCGGCTGCCATCTGCGCGGCGACAACCTCATCAATGGGGCCTGTGTCTTCGAGTTGATCGGCGTCGACCCCGGCCAGACTCGCCTTGAGGTCGGTGGCATACGTGATGAGTCCGCCGCGCACCACAGCGGAGGCGCCCGGGACGTCGACGAGCGTGGCCACGAAACGGCCGCCGGTCAACGATTCCGCCGCAGCGACCGAGAGTCCCACCTGGGTACAAGTGGCGATGAGGTGCTGACTTCGGGAGAACAGCTCGGTGTCGTTCACAGGCTCACTTCGGGTTCGTACCGGCGGGATCATCGCCTGCAGCCGCGTTGCCCCCACGCGAGTCTTTGGCGAGTTTCGCGGCTTGGAGACAGTAGTCGATTCCAGTCACGACGGTCACGACGATCGCCGCGACCATGACCAGCCAGGCCAGGATCACCAAGGCGAATGTCACGCTCTCGGGAACGATATGCGCCACGGGGCGCAGCAGGAGGAAGAGTCCGATGGCGACGGTCTGGAGCACCGTTTTGATCTTGCCGCCTCTGGACGCGGGCATGACGGCGATGCGGATCATGAAGAAGCGCAGCACGGTGATGCCCAGTTCCCGGATGAGGATGATGATGGGAACCCACCAGGGAATCTCCGCGATCGCGGCCAGGCCGATAAGTGCCGCCGCCATGAGAGATTTGTCGGCGATCGGGTCGGCGATCTTCCCGAAGTTCGTGATGAGGTTGTATTTGCGTGCCAGATCTCCGTCGATCTTGTCCGTGGCCATCGCCAGCAGGAAGACGACCAGCGCCCACCATCGCATGCTCATGTCCTGGCCTCCGTCGGCCAGGAGAAGGACGAGGAAGACGGGTACGAGCAGGATCCGCAGCACGGTCAGGGCATTGGGAACATTCCACGGGCTGGGCTCTGCCGGTGGGTGTCCCGGGGCGCTGTTCTCTGGTCGATCATTCACAGACCAACCCTATCGGAGTGACATGTGAATGGTGTGGAGCTGACCGCTCGTTTCAGCGACCTGTGAGTGACCAAGCGTCCTCACCGCTGGTCTCGACGACTTCCAACCCCGTCTCGGGGTCGACGTCGCCGACATGCAGGTCGCCGGCATGCCCGACTCCCGTCGCGTAACGGTCGTTGGCCCCGGAACCTGATGACGACGCCGGTGGGCTCACCCCCGAGTCTCCGAAGTCTTCGAATTCCTCGTCATAGTCTGCGGCCGCCGAATGTCCGCTCGCACCATGTGTTCGGCTGCTCGCGCCGTAGCCGGAGCCGTCGCCGTCCGAACCGCCGTCTCCGCCTGTATCCGGGTTCGGTTCCTCGCCCGGGGGCGTCTCACCCTTGATGATCGCCAGTGTTCCCGGCAGATCCTCGGGCCGGACGAGGACGTCGCGGGCCTTCGACCCCTCGGAGGGTCCGACGATTCCGCGTGACTCCATGAGATCCATGAGGCGCCCGGCCTTGGCGAAGCCGACGCGCAGCTTGCGCTGCAGCATCGACGTCGAACCGAACTGTGTGGTCACGACCTGTTCAGCTGCCTGGAGCAGCAGCTCCAGATCGTCGCCGATCTCCTCGTCGATCTGCTTCGTCGGCTTCTCGACCGCAACGTCTTGACGGTAGTTGGGCTTGAGCTGTCCCTTGACGTGCTCAACGACCTTCTCGATCTCCGACTCGTTGACCCAGGCACCCTGAACACGCATCGGTTTGGCAGCACCCATGGGCAGGAACAGTGCGTCACCCTGTCCGATGAGCTTCTCTGCACCCGGCTGGTCGAGCACGACTCGGGAGTCGGCCAGGGATGAGGTGGCGAATGCCAGACGTGAGGGCACGTTGGCCTTGATCAGACCCGTGACGACGTCGACGCTGGGTCGCTGCGTGGCCAGGACCAGGTGGATGCCGGCCGCGCGTGCCAGCTGGGTGATGCGCTGGATCGAGGCCTCGACGTCGCGTGGGGCGACCATCATCAGATCGGCAAGCTCGTCGACGACGACCAGCAGGTACGGGTAGGGCTGGAGCACGCGCTCCGAGCCTGCGGGAACTTGGACCCGCCCCTCGCGGACGGCCTTGTTGAACTCGTTGATGTGCTTGAACCCGTAGTTCGCGAGGTCGTCGTAGCGGGCGTCCATTTCGCGCACAACCCATTCGAGGGCCTCGGCGGCCTTCTTCGGGTTCGTGATGATCGGAGTGATGAGGTGCGGGATGCCCTCGTAGATCGTGAGCTCCACGCGCTTCGGGTCGACGAGGATCATGCGCACCTCGTCGGGGGTCGCGCGCATCATGATCGAGGTGATCATGGAGTTCACGAAGCTCGACTTACCGGCACCGGTGGCACCGGCGACCAGCAGGTGGGGCATCTTCGACAGGTCGGCGACGACGAATCCGCCTTCGACGTCCTTGCCCACGCCCATGACCAGGGAGTGCTCGGTCTTGCGAGCGGCCTTCGACCGCAGCACATCGCCGAGGGACACGTTCTCACGGTCGGAGTTCGGGATCTCGATGCCGATCGCCTTCTTGCCGGGGATCGGCGAGAGGATGCGGACATCGGCGCTGGCCACCGCGTAGGCGATGTTCTTCGACAGCGCCGTGACCTTCTCGACCTTCGTGCCCGAACCCAGCTCCACTTCGTAGCGAGTGACCGTAGGACCACGCGAGAAACCGGTGACCTGGGCGTCGATCTTGAACTGGTCGAGTACGTCGCGCAGTGCTTCGACGACACGGTCGTTGGCCTCTGATCGCTCCTTCGCCGGGGGGCCGGGCACGAGGTAGTCCGAGTTCGGCAGTGTATAGGTGACGTCACCGGCCAAGGTGAGCTGTTCGACGCGTTCGGGCAGCTGCTCCGTGGGTGGGGGCGCTGGGTTGCTCGTCACCGGCACCGACGCCGAGGTGTCGCCTGGCGTGGTCTTGTTCGCCACCGTGGCAGCGTCATCGTCCATGCCGATGGTCTTCTTCAGCGCGGCAGTTTCCCGCTCGGCCTTCGTCGGTCGACGTTCACCGGGCTTGAACTGCGGTCGCTCGATGACCGTGGTGTCAGCGTCTTCGTCGCTGACGTCGTCTTCGTGGATGTAGGCCTTGTCGTAGGCCTTGGTCGCAGTGTCATCGTCGGCCGAGATCGGTGCATCGGCATCGGAGATCTCGGTCTTCTTCTTCCGGCTCCGACGCTTGGTCCCCATGACGGGCTTGAGGGTGGAGGTGCGCGCATTGTCGGCGACCAGGTCGGTCGGGTTGCCGTCGGCGTCCACCTCGGCGGACTTCTCCGGGCGCGCTCCCCCGGTCAGACGCAGGTAGAGCGCTGTCAGACGTTCGGGAATCGATCGCACTGGTGTCGCGGTGATGACCAGGATCGAGAAGAGCCCGAGCAGGATCAGCAGCGGCACCGCCACATAGTTGGTGGTCGCCACGACGAGGGGCGAGGAGATGACGAATCCGAGCGCGCCGCCTCCGTTGGCCATGGCCTCACTGGAGTTGGTGAATGTTGGGTTGCCTGCGGCGATGTGGGCCAGACTCGAGGCGGAAAGAAGCAAGAAGATGATGCCGATGAGGATCCGGTTGTTGCCTCTGTTGTCGTCACCTTTGAGGAACAGTCGGATCGCATAGCCGGTGAAGATCACCGGCAGGGCCAGGGCCACGCGGCCGAAGGTGCCTTCGACGACGCCTCGGACGCCTTCGCTGATCGCACCGGGAATGTTCCACCATTCGAAGGCCGCAATGACGATGGAGAGACCGATCAGGAAGAAGGCAGTGCCGTCTCTCTTAGTCGGTGAATCACTCGGTTCGTCACTGAGGATCTTTCGCGCACGGTTTCCGGCCATGTGGGACACTCCCCTCCACGCACCGGTGACAACGTTTGTCCCGGGGTCCTTGGTCCCCGCTTGCCCGGTCCGACCAGCAGTTTTGCGCGCTGAGCCTTTTCCGGTACCAGAAGCGGGGGAAGTCGTTCTGGTCGCCATGCTTCTCATCTTAGGGTGATTTTGCGCTCCTGCCCAGTAAATCCGCAGGGTTCGGCGCGCCGAACGGACCGGCGAGGGCCAGTTCACGAGGGCGTGTCGGGCTGAATACAATGGTGAGATCGGCAACCAATACCTGAGACCACCACGAGCATCGTGGGCTCACCCCACCCCATAGAGGTGTTCGGGTCGACCGGTGCTTCCGTACTGGAGTGAGACGGTGACGGCTCGGGACTCGGCCAGCCTTGCCAGGTGGCGCTGAGCTGTCGCGCGGGAGGCGCCGACGACATCGGAGACCTCCGTGGCCGTCAGCGCACGATCCGCATCTTGAAGCGCCTCAAGGATCCGACCGCTGGTCGACGAGCCCGATCCCCGGGCCGGGGCGCTCCCGGGCGAGGAGACGTCATGCAGACTGCGCAGCTGACGTTCGAGTTCCGGTTGGCTCACCTTCTCGCGTTCCCAGTAACGCCGGAAGCGGGCATAGCGCCGAAGGAAGTCCTGCAGCTCCTTCGCAGCGAAGGGTTTGAGAATATAGGTCATCGCTCCCGCCCGCAGAGCCGAGCGCACCACGTCGGGATCAGCCACCGCCGAAAGCACGATGGCATCGACTTCACTCTCACGAATCAGGTCAACACCATTGCCTTCGGGCAGAACGTAGTCGACCAACAGCAGATCCACGTCTTCTTCGGCGATGATCGTGCGTGCGGTGCGGAGATCTCTGACCGGTTCCAGAGCGTGGAATCCCGCAACCTCGTTGACGTACCGGCAGTGGATCTGCCCCACATAGAAGTCGTCGTCGAGAACCAGAACGTTGACCATCATCTCTCCTTGTCGTCCGCGTCGTCGCTGAGCACATCGGGCAGGCGCATGGCGAAGCCGGCACCGCCGAGCTGAGGATCGTGACCTGCCAGCAGCCACACCCTGCCGCCGTGTCGCCGTGCAGTCCTTCGGCACAGAGCCAGGCCGATGCCGTGGCCATGCTCCGGGCCGTGGCCATGCTCCGGATCGAGGCCATCGGCGCTGCTGATCCCCTCGTCGAAGATGGACGGCGCATCCTCATCCTCCACTCCCCCACCGGAGTCTGTGACAACGGCATGCAGCTCCGGGCCCGAACCCAGCAGCGTCACCTCGACTCTGCCGAACACCTCGTCGGTCCGAGCGGCACTCTCAGCACCGCTGCCGCTTGCATTCGTCACGACTGCACGCACCGCATTGTCGATGAGGTTGCCGAGGATGAGGGTGACGTCCTCGGGCTCCTTCACCCGGCCCAGCACCAGGGAATCCGGGGTGACGGCAAGGGCCACACCCACCTCGGCGGCGGTGGTCCCCTTCGCTTCGAGCAGTGCACGAAGGTACGGGTCGGTGATCACCTCGATGCCTTCGACTGGCGTCGCGATCGGTCCGGTCCGCAGAATTGTGGTCAGGTAGTTCCGTGCCTCGTCGGTGGCCCCCGTGTCGACGAGGCCTAGAACCGTGTGCAGACGGTTGGCGAATTCGTGGCGCTGCGTGCGCAGGGCACGCGCCATCGACGTCACCGATTCGAGCTGACGTGCCATGGTCAGCACCTGGGTCTCGTCGCGCAGGGTGAGGACCCCACCGACCGAGACTCCATCACGACTCACACGAACAGCGGTGGCCAACAGGATCCGATCGCCGACGTTGACTCGCCGCCGCAGGGCACCGCGGTCGGGCGCCTGAAGCATCATGCTGCGGATCACCTCGGGCACATCCGAGCGTGAGCTGGTCGAGGTGTCATCCGGCACCGAGACCGTCGTGTCCTTGCCCGTGTCGACATGGGCGATCCCCAGCAGCTGCTCCGCCGTGGAGTTGCTTAGGGTCGGGACTCCGACGGAGCTGAAGGCCAGAACACCGTCGTCGAGGCCGCGGAGGACCGCACCCTGATCACGTGCCATCTCCGCCAGCTCCTCGGGACCCACACCCAAGGTCTCGCGGCGCAGCCTGCGTCCCAGCGCGAGTGAGGCGATCACACCGATGACCAGGGCGAAGACGGCGACAGAGCCGAGGACAAGGAATTCACGTCGCAGGTCCGCGTCGAGCACCGAAGCGTGGATGCCCACGGAGACCTCCCCGACGACGGTCTCGTCATCAGAAGTGGAATAGATCGGCACCTTGGCGCGCACCGTCTCTCCCAGAGTGCCTCTCTCATGCGTCACGGACTCTCTGCCTGCCAGTGCCTCATCCGGGGAGGTGGACACCCGTCTGCCGATGTTGTCCCGGTTCGGGTGGGTCAGTCGGATGCCCCGGTCGTCGGTGATGACCGCGAACTCAATGCCCGAGGAGCTGCGCAGGTTGCCGGTGATCTCGAGCAGCGCAGAGGTGATCGCACCGTCGGCTTCCCCCGCCGGTTCGGCCGAGGCCTGGGTGGCGCCCTTCCTCACCTCAGGATCGATCGCCAGCGTCCGTGCTGTCGCCAGTGCCTTGGTCTCGGTGACCTCGGTGACCGAGCGGGCACCCATCCAGGCGAAGACTCCAGTCACCAGCGCCAGAGTCACCACGATGACCGCGAGCTGACTGAGCAGCACACGGCGGGAGAACGATCGGGTCGGGCGTGGCACCGGCTCACACTATCCAGGCATGAGCGAAATGCGCAAAAGGTGCCGAGGCGGCAATGACGTCGGGCATGGGCCACGACACCTTCTGCCGCAACCTTACCTGGCCAGCAGCAGCTCGGCACCCGCACCGGTGAGTGAGGCATCGAGGAGTTCGATCGTGTGTGCGCTCGGCAGGGTCGCCTCTCCCCGCCTGCGGAGTGCATCAGTGACCTGCAGCAGACAACCGGGGTTGCCGGTGACGACGATGTCGGCTCCGGTGGCGGCAATGTTCGTGGCCTTCTTGTCCCCCAGCTCGCGGGCTGCCTCCGGGCGCACCAGATTGTAGATGCCGGCCGAGCCGCAGCAGGTGTCGGCGTCCTTGATCGCAGCCAGCTTGACCCCGGGGATCTGACCCAGCAGTTCCCGTGGCGGATTGCGCACTCCTTGAGCATGGGAGAGGTGGCAGGCGTCGTGGTAGGCCACACGCAGCCCACCGTTGGCCACCGGATGTCGAGGAGCACTGGGTCCGAGTTCGACGAGGATCTCGGTCACGTCTCTGACCTTGTCCGCCAGCACCTTTGCCCGCTGGGCATAGGCGGGATCATCGGAAAGGATGTCGGCGTACTCCTTCATCGTCGATCCGCAGCCGGCGGAGTTGACGACCAGATAGTCGACCTCGGCGACGGTGAAAGTGT
This window harbors:
- the recA gene encoding recombinase RecA, which gives rise to MARTPKNLQIPTGGDKSKALDAALGQIDRNYGKGAIMRLGEGVREPIACIPTGSIALDIALGIGGLPRGRVVEIYGPESSGKTTVALHAVANAQKTGGIAAFIDAEHALDPEYAKKLGVDTDQLLVSQPDTGEQALEIADMLIRSGALDVIVIDSVAALVPKAEIEGEMGDSHVGLQARLMSQALRKIAGALSQSKTTAIFINQLREKVGVFFGSPETTSGGKALKFYASVRIDVRRIETLKEGQDAVGNRTRAKIVKNKIAPPFKQAEFDIIYGQGISREGSLIDMGVENGIVRKSGSWFTYDGDQLGQGKENVRNFLRDNPGLAEEIELKIKHKMGLIKVDGPEPEAEAGADQAEGTAAESAKSDDVEVS
- a CDS encoding DNA translocase FtsK — encoded protein: MAGNRARKILSDEPSDSPTKRDGTAFFLIGLSIVIAAFEWWNIPGAISEGVRGVVEGTFGRVALALPVIFTGYAIRLFLKGDDNRGNNRILIGIIFLLLSASSLAHIAAGNPTFTNSSEAMANGGGALGFVISSPLVVATTNYVAVPLLILLGLFSILVITATPVRSIPERLTALYLRLTGGARPEKSAEVDADGNPTDLVADNARTSTLKPVMGTKRRSRKKKTEISDADAPISADDDTATKAYDKAYIHEDDVSDEDADTTVIERPQFKPGERRPTKAERETAALKKTIGMDDDAATVANKTTPGDTSASVPVTSNPAPPPTEQLPERVEQLTLAGDVTYTLPNSDYLVPGPPAKERSEANDRVVEALRDVLDQFKIDAQVTGFSRGPTVTRYEVELGSGTKVEKVTALSKNIAYAVASADVRILSPIPGKKAIGIEIPNSDRENVSLGDVLRSKAARKTEHSLVMGVGKDVEGGFVVADLSKMPHLLVAGATGAGKSSFVNSMITSIMMRATPDEVRMILVDPKRVELTIYEGIPHLITPIITNPKKAAEALEWVVREMDARYDDLANYGFKHINEFNKAVREGRVQVPAGSERVLQPYPYLLVVVDELADLMMVAPRDVEASIQRITQLARAAGIHLVLATQRPSVDVVTGLIKANVPSRLAFATSSLADSRVVLDQPGAEKLIGQGDALFLPMGAAKPMRVQGAWVNESEIEKVVEHVKGQLKPNYRQDVAVEKPTKQIDEEIGDDLELLLQAAEQVVTTQFGSTSMLQRKLRVGFAKAGRLMDLMESRGIVGPSEGSKARDVLVRPEDLPGTLAIIKGETPPGEEPNPDTGGDGGSDGDGSGYGASSRTHGASGHSAAADYDEEFEDFGDSGVSPPASSSGSGANDRYATGVGHAGDLHVGDVDPETGLEVVETSGEDAWSLTGR
- a CDS encoding sensor histidine kinase, producing the protein MPRPTRSFSRRVLLSQLAVIVVTLALVTGVFAWMGARSVTEVTETKALATARTLAIDPEVRKGATQASAEPAGEADGAITSALLEITGNLRSSSGIEFAVITDDRGIRLTHPNRDNIGRRVSTSPDEALAGRESVTHERGTLGETVRAKVPIYSTSDDETVVGEVSVGIHASVLDADLRREFLVLGSVAVFALVIGVIASLALGRRLRRETLGVGPEELAEMARDQGAVLRGLDDGVLAFSSVGVPTLSNSTAEQLLGIAHVDTGKDTTVSVPDDTSTSSRSDVPEVIRSMMLQAPDRGALRRRVNVGDRILLATAVRVSRDGVSVGGVLTLRDETQVLTMARQLESVTSMARALRTQRHEFANRLHTVLGLVDTGATDEARNYLTTILRTGPIATPVEGIEVITDPYLRALLEAKGTTAAEVGVALAVTPDSLVLGRVKEPEDVTLILGNLIDNAVRAVVTNASGSGAESAARTDEVFGRVEVTLLGSGPELHAVVTDSGGGVEDEDAPSIFDEGISSADGLDPEHGHGPEHGHGIGLALCRRTARRHGGRVWLLAGHDPQLGGAGFAMRLPDVLSDDADDKER
- a CDS encoding CinA family protein — protein: MNDTELFSRSQHLIATCTQVGLSVAAAESLTGGRFVATLVDVPGASAVVRGGLITYATDLKASLAGVDADQLEDTGPIDEVVAAQMAAGAARECVADIGVACTGVAGPEPQDGKPVGLVYTAIAFAGKAQVSEHHFAGGRDTVRSLTVAAMVADLDDFVTQLAFGPVADAHD
- the pgsA gene encoding CDP-diacylglycerol--glycerol-3-phosphate 3-phosphatidyltransferase — protein: MNDRPENSAPGHPPAEPSPWNVPNALTVLRILLVPVFLVLLLADGGQDMSMRWWALVVFLLAMATDKIDGDLARKYNLITNFGKIADPIADKSLMAAALIGLAAIAEIPWWVPIIILIRELGITVLRFFMIRIAVMPASRGGKIKTVLQTVAIGLFLLLRPVAHIVPESVTFALVILAWLVMVAAIVVTVVTGIDYCLQAAKLAKDSRGGNAAAGDDPAGTNPK
- a CDS encoding response regulator is translated as MMVNVLVLDDDFYVGQIHCRYVNEVAGFHALEPVRDLRTARTIIAEEDVDLLLVDYVLPEGNGVDLIRESEVDAIVLSAVADPDVVRSALRAGAMTYILKPFAAKELQDFLRRYARFRRYWEREKVSQPELERQLRSLHDVSSPGSAPARGSGSSTSGRILEALQDADRALTATEVSDVVGASRATAQRHLARLAESRAVTVSLQYGSTGRPEHLYGVG
- a CDS encoding DUF3046 domain-containing protein, with the protein product MRHTLYWVLMNEEFGEARAASLHTDLALSSLGSRTAEEAFRAGIEPRDIWIAVCDASGVPESHRLGKEKPRSRPF
- a CDS encoding regulatory protein RecX, coding for MTSKSPDPIDRDSDLAEPRPRGGDSARSSAPTTKLAKLREAITEIDQRHAEGQSEYFGEATLVPESSVAPDLASSTDVPSFADALSFDDEGDGPEDFDASYAKAKKTAMNMLAMRDHASGELRDKLLKRDFLPEAVDELIAKLQKSRLLDDEEFAHRYVRAHRERRKLSRTALKRELSKKGLAAEIVSGAVEGVDGEDDLARQVAEKKAASTRGLDYEVRERRILGMLARRGFASSVCLKVTREVLVED
- a CDS encoding helix-turn-helix domain-containing protein, with the protein product MLLRVEIGDALRSVRRRQGRTLRDVSTGASVSLGYLSEIERGQKEASSELLSAICEALDLPLSALLSSVSGRFALEEGVEIPDTIPQELSDTILGRPGGYPVPRLAAKP